A part of Paraliobacillus zengyii genomic DNA contains:
- the mreD gene encoding rod shape-determining protein MreD, giving the protein MSRLYLPLLLLFLLVIEGVAFDFLPMIVIEKGWLLAAHWLFVFLVLIALFYDLEYTYYSILFAIISGLMVDLVYTNVIGVYMFMYGIIIYFIHGVRKVLHTNFLVACLLTAVGLSLVDGGIYLIYSFIGISQIDSMVYITNRLLPTLVANMIFFLVLYLLMKKKLVQWAAERFDSNSS; this is encoded by the coding sequence ATGTCGCGATTATATCTCCCTCTTTTGCTTCTATTCTTACTAGTAATAGAAGGAGTGGCTTTTGACTTTTTACCAATGATCGTTATTGAAAAAGGTTGGTTATTAGCTGCGCATTGGCTTTTTGTTTTTCTAGTGCTCATTGCGTTATTTTATGATCTAGAATATACGTATTATTCTATTTTATTTGCTATTATTTCTGGATTAATGGTTGATCTCGTTTATACAAATGTGATCGGTGTCTATATGTTTATGTATGGTATTATTATTTACTTTATACATGGTGTGCGAAAAGTATTGCATACAAACTTCTTAGTTGCATGTTTATTAACCGCCGTTGGCCTTAGTTTAGTAGATGGTGGAATTTATTTAATCTATTCTTTTATTGGGATTAGCCAAATAGATAGTATGGTGTACATAACCAATCGTTTATTGCCAACACTTGTGGCAAATATGATTTTCTTTTTAGTTCTTTATCTTCTGATGAAGAAAAAATTAGTACAATGGGCTGCAGAGCGATTTGATTCAAATAGTTCCTAA
- a CDS encoding PilN domain-containing protein, with product MIEINFVEKKKINTALYLLLAIFMVSLLIISISFFILHTSLENKYVSLQQERIDKSEIIAEINTLNMVEQQKQTLKAQIEQLETAVYPSLFLLDDIQADLPNDTFIENYSFTITNGVTIGIHLNALSEAANFSQNINGSTYADNVNLINLEKIDDYYVATFNFGINADYLVEEAD from the coding sequence ATGATAGAAATAAATTTTGTTGAAAAAAAGAAGATAAATACCGCCCTATATTTGCTACTTGCTATATTTATGGTCAGTTTACTTATTATTAGTATTAGTTTCTTCATTCTCCATACAAGTTTGGAGAATAAATATGTTTCTCTACAACAAGAAAGAATAGATAAATCTGAAATTATAGCAGAAATTAATACACTTAACATGGTCGAACAACAAAAACAGACATTGAAAGCACAAATTGAGCAATTAGAAACTGCTGTTTATCCTTCTTTATTTTTATTAGACGATATCCAAGCTGATTTGCCAAACGATACGTTTATTGAAAACTATTCATTTACTATCACGAATGGTGTAACAATAGGTATTCATTTAAATGCATTATCAGAAGCTGCCAACTTTAGTCAAAATATTAATGGGTCGACATATGCAGATAATGTAAATTTAATAAATTTAGAAAAAATAGATGATTACTATGTTGCAACATTTAATTTTGGTATTAATGCAGATTATTTAGTGGAAGAGGCTGATTAA
- a CDS encoding type IV pilus twitching motility protein PilT produces MENRLEELLTTAFHKKASDVHLTVGSQPIFRVDGRLQLHGQNKLEPTDTEQMAKSILNEEMWSKLLDERELDLSHGIAGVSRFRMNIFFQRNCISLAIRTIPTTIPSIEDLDLPNVLKEIAGLPQGLVLVTGPTGSGKSTSLAAMIDYMNKTMNRHIITLEDPIEYLYQHNKCIIDQREVGFDTSSFQKGLRACLRQDPDVILVGEMRDLETISTAITAAETGHLVLGTLHTTDASSTMDRIIDVFPAHQKSQIRIQLANVLEAIVSQRLFPLAKGFGRAAATEILINTPAVKNLIRSEKMHQIPNTMQTSKEYGMHTMTMDIKRMLQQGIITQKHASPYLKDMTF; encoded by the coding sequence ATGGAAAATAGACTAGAGGAATTATTAACTACAGCATTTCATAAAAAAGCGTCAGATGTCCATTTAACTGTAGGATCACAGCCGATTTTTCGTGTGGACGGTCGGTTACAACTTCATGGACAGAATAAATTAGAACCAACCGATACGGAACAAATGGCTAAATCGATTCTTAACGAAGAGATGTGGTCTAAATTACTAGATGAAAGAGAACTAGATTTATCACATGGAATTGCAGGGGTATCACGTTTTCGAATGAATATTTTCTTTCAACGAAATTGTATCTCTTTAGCTATTCGAACGATTCCAACTACGATTCCATCTATTGAAGATTTAGATTTACCTAACGTATTGAAAGAAATAGCAGGGTTACCACAAGGGTTAGTATTGGTAACAGGTCCAACTGGAAGTGGAAAAAGTACTTCTTTGGCAGCGATGATTGATTATATGAACAAAACAATGAACCGACATATTATTACGTTAGAGGATCCAATCGAATATCTGTATCAGCATAACAAATGCATTATCGATCAAAGAGAAGTAGGTTTCGATACGAGTAGTTTTCAAAAAGGGTTACGTGCGTGTTTGCGTCAAGATCCAGATGTGATACTAGTTGGTGAGATGCGCGACTTAGAAACAATTTCTACAGCAATAACTGCTGCAGAAACGGGACATTTAGTTCTAGGAACACTGCACACAACTGATGCGTCCTCAACGATGGATCGAATTATTGATGTTTTTCCTGCCCACCAAAAGAGTCAAATAAGAATTCAACTTGCTAATGTGTTAGAGGCCATTGTATCGCAGCGCTTGTTTCCTTTGGCAAAAGGATTTGGACGAGCAGCAGCAACTGAAATTTTAATTAACACACCTGCAGTAAAAAACTTAATTCGATCAGAAAAAATGCATCAGATTCCTAACACCATGCAAACGTCTAAAGAGTATGGTATGCATACCATGACGATGGATATAAAACGGATGTTACAACAAGGAATTATAACGCAAAAACATGCATCTCCGTATTTAAAAGATATGACTTTTTAG
- the radC gene encoding RadC family protein has translation MTSIHVTMKDVPKQDRPRERLIELGASHVSNQELLAILLGTGTREESVQDLAQRVLMHFEGINLLRESTFEELTAIKGIGMVKAVLILAAIELGKRMNQLKPQERYVIRSPEDGANFVMEEMRLLNQEHFVCLFLNTKNQIIHRQTVFIGSLNASIVHPREVYREAVKRSAASIICVHNHPSGDPSPSQEDIQVTKRLAECGKMIGIELLDHLVIGDQKFVSLKEKGYV, from the coding sequence ATGACTAGTATACATGTAACGATGAAAGATGTACCCAAACAAGATCGGCCTCGAGAGAGATTGATTGAATTAGGAGCAAGCCATGTCTCTAACCAAGAGTTACTTGCGATATTATTAGGTACTGGTACAAGAGAAGAATCTGTTCAGGATCTAGCTCAACGTGTGCTAATGCACTTTGAAGGAATAAATTTATTGCGGGAGTCAACATTTGAAGAATTAACTGCGATTAAAGGTATAGGTATGGTGAAAGCTGTGCTGATCTTAGCGGCTATTGAACTGGGTAAACGTATGAATCAATTAAAGCCGCAAGAAAGGTATGTTATTCGGAGTCCTGAAGATGGTGCTAATTTTGTCATGGAGGAAATGCGCCTATTAAACCAGGAGCATTTTGTTTGTTTATTTTTAAATACTAAGAACCAAATTATTCATAGGCAGACCGTATTTATTGGGAGTCTTAACGCTTCTATTGTCCATCCTCGTGAAGTATATCGTGAAGCAGTTAAACGTTCTGCGGCATCGATTATATGTGTACATAATCATCCATCAGGTGATCCTTCCCCTTCCCAGGAAGATATTCAAGTCACGAAACGTTTAGCAGAATGTGGTAAGATGATTGGCATAGAACTTTTGGATCATTTAGTTATCGGTGATCAAAAATTTGTATCATTAAAAGAAAAAGGATACGTATAA
- the pilM gene encoding type IV pilus biogenesis protein PilM → MSLFNKDRINIAINDTMIRYLVSTKKNVTANKDYGEIPLEQGIVEDGKILDQQKLTTIIKNVVKDKKWRNKHLVFCVPDAFVTMREESVPKQLTKDEVKKYIELELEGSIRLPFQNPVIDFEVIAEEEQTNKILLFAYPKERLNAYIEVFERANVKLMVADLSFLSVYRTYYNLDLANKEEHLLMIQWSKTDLVLTVFHDQKPIFNRHIHLNNNDMIFNNKLVEDSMHSNEDMWRELIDEQLITIERFMDFYQYSIMSGEAQVSHLLLIGDFPAQSSINESLASRFNLPIKTILFPSDLPPEYATVYGLTQRK, encoded by the coding sequence ATGAGTTTATTTAACAAAGATAGAATAAACATCGCAATAAATGATACGATGATTCGATATCTTGTTTCCACTAAAAAAAACGTTACAGCTAATAAAGACTATGGGGAAATACCATTGGAACAAGGCATTGTTGAAGATGGAAAAATTTTAGATCAACAAAAGTTAACGACTATCATTAAAAATGTTGTTAAAGATAAAAAATGGAGGAATAAGCACCTCGTATTTTGCGTTCCAGATGCTTTTGTTACGATGAGAGAAGAATCAGTACCTAAACAATTAACTAAAGATGAAGTAAAAAAATATATTGAATTAGAATTAGAAGGTAGTATTCGACTGCCTTTTCAAAATCCAGTTATAGATTTTGAGGTTATTGCAGAAGAAGAACAAACCAATAAAATTCTTTTATTTGCATACCCAAAAGAACGGTTAAATGCTTACATAGAAGTGTTTGAACGAGCGAATGTAAAACTGATGGTAGCTGACTTGTCTTTTCTATCGGTATATCGGACTTATTATAATTTGGATCTTGCTAACAAAGAAGAGCATTTACTTATGATTCAGTGGTCTAAAACGGACTTAGTGCTCACGGTCTTTCATGATCAAAAACCAATCTTCAATCGCCATATTCATTTAAATAATAATGATATGATTTTTAATAATAAGCTAGTTGAAGATTCCATGCATTCAAATGAAGATATGTGGAGAGAGCTGATTGATGAACAGTTAATAACCATAGAACGTTTTATGGATTTCTATCAATATTCTATTATGTCAGGCGAGGCCCAAGTTTCTCATTTATTATTAATCGGTGATTTTCCAGCGCAGTCGTCAATAAATGAATCACTGGCATCTCGTTTCAATTTACCAATTAAAACCATTTTATTTCCTAGTGACTTACCACCAGAATATGCTACTGTATATGGACTAACACAAAGAAAGTGA
- a CDS encoding type II secretion system F family protein, which produces MNYYAYKAKSVDGKIKKGKISSENEKEAIKQLKSQGLILFEINELNSFLYKDIYIGNPIKNKDFVIFLRQFSTLIDAGITLVETTSILEDQTQSKPLKKALQQIQNDLEEGIGLSDALAEFPRLFPELLISMIHAGEISGNLDEILDRMATYYEKQYQLKQKIITALTYPVVVGIVAVFITIFLLAFIVPIFTDMFLSFDQEIPPYTAAILSISDMVQSYWWIMMILILVLGVTIRLLNRRPNISYLFDVIKLRIPIFGMFIQKSLLARMTQTLSSLLNSSVPILQAVTITERVIDNKVIKQVLRESRDSLEKGESLATPMEKHWVFPKLITQMIVVGERTGSIDAMLKKVSDFYEQELDESSEKLKSLIEPIMILFLAVIVGAIVLAIVIPMFSLFENI; this is translated from the coding sequence ATGAACTATTATGCGTATAAAGCGAAATCTGTCGATGGCAAGATAAAAAAAGGGAAAATTAGTAGCGAGAATGAAAAAGAAGCGATCAAACAATTAAAGTCTCAAGGACTAATTTTATTTGAGATAAATGAATTGAACTCATTTTTATACAAAGATATTTATATAGGTAATCCAATAAAGAATAAGGATTTTGTTATTTTTCTCCGTCAATTTTCGACGTTAATAGATGCCGGTATAACATTAGTAGAAACAACTTCTATTCTAGAAGATCAAACACAAAGTAAACCACTAAAAAAAGCGCTACAACAAATTCAAAACGATCTAGAAGAAGGAATTGGCCTATCTGATGCATTAGCAGAATTTCCTCGTCTTTTCCCTGAATTATTAATCAGTATGATCCATGCTGGAGAAATTAGTGGTAATTTAGATGAAATCCTTGATAGAATGGCTACTTATTATGAGAAACAATACCAGTTAAAACAAAAGATCATAACTGCATTAACCTATCCTGTTGTGGTTGGTATTGTTGCCGTATTTATCACTATTTTTTTACTTGCATTTATTGTACCGATTTTCACGGACATGTTCCTATCTTTTGACCAAGAAATACCACCATATACAGCGGCGATATTAAGTATTAGCGATATGGTTCAGTCTTATTGGTGGATTATGATGATACTAATACTAGTGTTAGGTGTGACGATTAGATTATTAAATCGTCGCCCAAACATTTCTTATTTATTTGATGTCATCAAACTTCGAATTCCAATATTCGGTATGTTTATTCAAAAGTCTTTACTTGCTAGAATGACGCAAACATTAAGTTCTTTGTTAAATAGTTCTGTACCAATCTTACAAGCTGTTACGATAACGGAGCGGGTTATAGATAATAAAGTAATTAAACAAGTTTTGCGTGAAAGTAGAGATTCTCTTGAAAAGGGAGAGTCACTAGCCACGCCTATGGAAAAACATTGGGTTTTCCCTAAATTAATTACACAAATGATTGTTGTAGGCGAACGAACAGGTTCAATTGATGCGATGTTGAAAAAAGTTTCTGATTTTTATGAACAAGAATTAGATGAATCATCGGAAAAGTTAAAGTCGTTAATTGAACCGATAATGATTCTATTTTTAGCTGTAATCGTAGGTGCAATTGTTTTAGCGATCGTTATACCTATGTTTAGCTTGTTTGAAAATATCTAA
- the mreC gene encoding rod shape-determining protein MreC, translating to MSFFRRKRLFTILIGFIILVGLIGFSLREREELSAVEQFFQDAVGWMQQVVHVPVAYTTNIITNIDDFKNIFEENQRLKEELAQYQQTLYEVQELRNENEELMALNDKTEADSISDYEPIQASISARSSDQWFKQVTLNKGKQDGVEKNMAVITGDGMIGKIQSASQYTSTVLLLNGFDRSNRISVNVNITDEDEDASGFILGFDEEREALLLEFTEYDGEIPEGEFVFSSGLGGVFPKGLEIGEILEVTTDQYGLTQVAYVEPSADLYHLNHVIVLDRTMTTNDEVVEEEEE from the coding sequence ATGTCTTTTTTTCGTAGAAAGCGACTTTTTACCATTTTAATTGGTTTTATTATTTTGGTTGGTTTAATTGGTTTCTCACTACGTGAACGTGAGGAATTATCAGCAGTTGAACAGTTTTTTCAAGATGCAGTTGGGTGGATGCAGCAGGTTGTCCACGTCCCAGTTGCATATACTACAAATATAATTACAAATATCGATGATTTCAAAAATATTTTTGAAGAAAATCAGCGATTAAAAGAAGAACTAGCACAATATCAACAAACATTATACGAGGTTCAAGAACTTCGAAATGAAAATGAAGAATTAATGGCGCTTAATGATAAAACAGAAGCTGATTCTATTTCTGATTATGAGCCGATCCAAGCTTCTATTTCGGCAAGAAGTTCAGATCAATGGTTTAAACAAGTTACCCTTAATAAGGGTAAGCAAGATGGTGTGGAGAAGAATATGGCTGTGATTACCGGAGACGGTATGATCGGGAAAATTCAATCAGCTTCACAATACACGTCTACTGTCCTGTTATTAAATGGCTTTGATCGTTCTAATCGGATTTCGGTAAATGTAAATATAACGGATGAAGACGAGGACGCGAGTGGTTTTATACTTGGTTTTGATGAAGAACGTGAAGCATTACTACTTGAATTCACGGAATATGATGGCGAAATCCCAGAAGGTGAGTTTGTCTTTTCATCAGGTTTAGGTGGCGTTTTTCCAAAAGGACTTGAAATCGGTGAAATTCTTGAAGTGACAACAGATCAGTATGGTTTAACACAAGTTGCCTATGTGGAACCATCAGCCGATTTGTATCATTTAAATCATGTAATTGTTTTGGATCGCACAATGACAACAAATGATGAAGTGGTAGAAGAGGAGGAAGAATAA
- a CDS encoding competence type IV pilus major pilin ComGC, with amino-acid sequence MLTRMKKMLRNEKGFTLVELLAVIVILGIIVAIAVPAIGNIIEGAQEDSDDAQIELVLDAARLADVEGEFDETGMTAAELVTAGYLEGSDDLPDGTVTFDEDTNQYEYTE; translated from the coding sequence ATGTTAACTAGAATGAAAAAAATGTTACGCAATGAGAAAGGTTTTACATTAGTAGAGCTTTTAGCAGTTATTGTTATTTTGGGTATTATTGTAGCAATTGCCGTTCCTGCAATTGGGAATATAATTGAGGGAGCACAGGAAGATTCTGATGATGCTCAAATTGAATTGGTACTTGATGCTGCAAGATTAGCAGATGTAGAAGGTGAATTTGACGAAACTGGTATGACTGCTGCTGAACTTGTAACAGCAGGTTATCTTGAGGGTAGTGATGATCTACCAGATGGCACAGTTACTTTTGATGAAGATACGAATCAATACGAATACACTGAGTAA
- a CDS encoding SPOR domain-containing protein codes for MDNNNKITVKINNKKQNKQDSKNDSRDYLSDRPTWFEEAASLDKEEIEEVDVFEKNSHLTDDSSSEKIKSKKNNNSVVKAFIFTACGAIGISVILGFIILKMFVEIDDQDNLATNDRISSEATSTNTGAETEVVDGESITLEALQAYVVQVGVFSTKEKATEWQDKIAASGYNAMVWNEGDQLRLFVGITPTEEGAKAIASDMEAKGLEAYARAWSTTERNAAFNPQVIEWLQTFPTLWTDTVQAVNQDSDAEQVEVWTNWLEVAPEGLPESVTAWKDSIQKITTMITEGESRENKQLQLLEVWQLYQNI; via the coding sequence GTGGATAACAATAACAAAATCACTGTAAAAATAAATAATAAAAAACAGAATAAGCAAGATAGTAAAAATGATAGTCGGGATTATTTATCTGATAGACCAACATGGTTTGAGGAAGCGGCTAGTTTGGATAAAGAGGAGATCGAAGAGGTGGATGTTTTTGAAAAAAACAGTCATTTAACTGATGATTCTTCGTCTGAAAAGATTAAGAGTAAAAAGAATAATAATTCGGTTGTTAAAGCCTTTATATTTACTGCATGTGGTGCGATTGGGATCAGTGTTATATTAGGATTTATTATTTTAAAGATGTTTGTTGAAATAGATGACCAAGATAATCTTGCGACGAATGATAGAATTTCTTCTGAAGCTACTTCGACAAATACGGGAGCTGAAACGGAAGTTGTTGATGGAGAAAGTATAACGTTAGAAGCATTACAAGCTTATGTTGTTCAGGTGGGTGTATTCTCAACGAAGGAAAAGGCAACTGAATGGCAAGATAAAATAGCAGCTTCTGGTTATAATGCAATGGTCTGGAACGAAGGAGATCAACTTCGATTATTTGTCGGGATTACTCCAACAGAAGAAGGAGCAAAAGCCATTGCAAGTGATATGGAGGCAAAAGGGTTGGAGGCATATGCACGCGCATGGTCAACAACAGAACGTAACGCAGCTTTTAATCCTCAAGTAATAGAATGGTTACAAACTTTCCCAACTCTATGGACAGATACAGTTCAGGCGGTTAATCAAGATTCAGATGCTGAACAAGTTGAGGTATGGACAAATTGGTTGGAAGTAGCTCCAGAAGGATTACCAGAGAGTGTTACGGCATGGAAAGATTCTATTCAAAAAATTACTACCATGATTACTGAAGGGGAAAGTAGAGAAAATAAACAATTACAATTATTGGAAGTATGGCAACTTTATCAAAATATTTAA
- a CDS encoding rod shape-determining protein yields the protein MAGFSLSQDLGIDLGTANTLVYVKGKGIVVREPSVVAINNSTGEIEAVGGSARNMIGRTPGNISVIRPMKDGVIADYDTTATMMKYYIRLAQKNRSSFARKPNVMVCVPSGITMVEERAVIDATKQAGAKEAYPIAEPFAAAIGAGLPVWEPTGSMIVDIGGGTTEVAIISLGGIVTSQSIRTAGDDMDESIVQYVRKKYNLMIGERTSESIKMDIGNAGKPAQNDEMDIRGRDLLTGLPKTITITAEEISNSLNDAVTAIIDAVKNTLEKTPPELAADIMDRGIVLSGGGSLLRGLDQVISDETKMPVFVADNPLDSVAIGTGMSLDYIQHFRSHPSISSRSRMN from the coding sequence TTGGCTGGGTTTAGTTTATCGCAAGATTTAGGAATTGATTTAGGAACTGCAAACACACTCGTTTATGTAAAAGGAAAAGGGATTGTTGTTAGAGAACCGTCAGTTGTTGCTATCAATAATTCAACAGGTGAAATTGAAGCCGTTGGTGGCTCTGCACGAAATATGATTGGTAGAACACCTGGTAATATTTCCGTTATTCGTCCTATGAAAGACGGAGTAATTGCGGATTATGATACAACGGCAACAATGATGAAATATTATATTCGTTTAGCGCAGAAAAACCGTTCATCTTTTGCCAGAAAACCGAATGTTATGGTTTGTGTACCATCAGGTATTACAATGGTTGAAGAACGAGCAGTAATTGATGCAACGAAACAAGCAGGTGCGAAAGAAGCTTATCCAATTGCAGAACCCTTTGCAGCAGCAATAGGAGCAGGTTTACCAGTTTGGGAACCAACAGGTAGTATGATTGTTGATATCGGTGGAGGTACCACTGAAGTAGCGATTATCTCACTCGGTGGAATTGTTACAAGCCAATCCATTCGTACTGCTGGAGACGATATGGATGAATCTATTGTTCAATATGTCCGTAAAAAGTATAATTTAATGATCGGTGAAAGAACATCTGAATCCATTAAAATGGATATTGGTAATGCAGGGAAACCTGCCCAAAATGATGAAATGGATATTAGAGGTAGAGATTTATTAACTGGGCTTCCAAAAACAATAACTATTACAGCAGAAGAAATTTCAAATTCATTAAATGATGCAGTTACTGCAATTATTGATGCTGTCAAAAACACATTGGAAAAAACACCTCCTGAATTAGCAGCTGATATTATGGATCGCGGTATTGTCTTGTCTGGTGGAGGGTCACTGTTAAGAGGATTGGACCAAGTAATTAGTGATGAAACGAAAATGCCTGTATTTGTAGCAGATAATCCTTTAGATAGTGTTGCAATTGGTACTGGAATGTCATTAGACTATATCCAACATTTCAGGTCTCATCCTAGTATTTCTTCTCGTTCAAGAATGAATTAA
- the pilO gene encoding type 4a pilus biogenesis protein PilO — MIFKWSRIYSLLSIGVVLLVIIIAFFSYYQFIYPSQQKVRYLEGELAEQDQLIENADLSKQELEDEVANSLDLQKQIPIDKAINQLILNVEEIEKKTNSTITLLTNSEDQVASDQDGEATSELTKINYQMEVLSPNYDEMNQFLTELTNMDRIVEINNIEFVQVEEGSIELSVGLTTFYNPTLTALQTETPTFEYDEEQEAEQQQEDQD, encoded by the coding sequence ATGATATTTAAATGGTCACGTATCTACTCATTGCTATCGATTGGTGTAGTTTTACTAGTTATTATAATTGCCTTTTTTTCTTATTATCAATTTATTTATCCTAGTCAACAAAAAGTAAGGTACTTAGAAGGTGAACTTGCAGAACAGGATCAATTGATCGAAAATGCGGATTTAAGTAAACAAGAACTTGAGGATGAAGTTGCTAATTCATTGGATTTACAAAAGCAAATCCCAATAGATAAAGCAATTAATCAACTAATTTTGAATGTTGAAGAAATAGAGAAGAAAACGAACAGTACTATAACATTATTGACGAATAGTGAAGATCAAGTAGCTAGTGATCAAGATGGAGAAGCTACATCTGAACTTACTAAAATAAATTATCAAATGGAAGTATTATCACCAAATTATGATGAGATGAATCAGTTTTTAACAGAGTTAACTAACATGGATCGCATAGTGGAAATTAATAATATTGAATTTGTTCAAGTAGAAGAAGGAAGTATTGAACTCTCCGTCGGTTTAACTACCTTTTACAATCCAACGCTAACAGCACTTCAAACAGAAACACCAACATTCGAATATGATGAAGAACAAGAAGCAGAACAACAACAAGAGGACCAAGATTAA
- a CDS encoding prepilin peptidase encodes MEVYYIVIFFIFGSVFGSFYNVVGLRVPNNNFLESERSYCPRCDKTLHWYELIPIISYLFQAGKCRNCKEKISPLYPTIELSTAFLFSFSYYFLGFQLELVMALILTSLCVIIVVSDITYMLIPNKILLFFLPFLIILRIIDPLEPWWSSIAGAAVGFILLTLIILVSKGGMGAGDMKLFTILGIVLGYKGILLTFFLATIFGTIITLLLLATRRINRKSPVPFGPSICIAALTTYFFGSQIINWYITSFF; translated from the coding sequence ATGGAAGTCTATTATATCGTTATCTTTTTTATTTTTGGAAGTGTATTTGGTTCATTCTATAATGTTGTTGGTTTGCGTGTACCGAATAATAATTTCTTAGAATCTGAACGTTCTTATTGCCCTCGTTGTGATAAAACATTGCATTGGTATGAGCTGATTCCGATTATTTCATATCTGTTTCAAGCTGGTAAATGCAGAAACTGTAAAGAAAAGATTTCCCCTCTTTATCCTACAATAGAATTATCTACAGCTTTCCTTTTCAGTTTTAGCTATTATTTTTTGGGGTTTCAATTAGAGTTAGTAATGGCACTAATACTCACTTCTTTATGTGTGATTATCGTTGTTTCAGACATCACTTATATGCTAATACCTAACAAAATCTTATTGTTTTTTCTACCGTTTTTAATTATCTTACGCATCATAGATCCGTTAGAACCATGGTGGTCTTCAATTGCTGGTGCAGCAGTCGGATTTATATTATTAACGCTGATCATACTTGTTAGTAAAGGTGGTATGGGTGCGGGTGATATGAAGTTATTCACTATACTAGGAATTGTGTTAGGATATAAAGGAATTCTACTAACTTTTTTTCTAGCAACTATCTTCGGCACAATTATCACATTGCTATTATTGGCTACTAGAAGAATCAATCGTAAAAGTCCGGTACCATTCGGCCCTTCTATTTGCATCGCTGCGTTAACTACTTATTTTTTTGGTAGTCAGATAATCAATTGGTACATTACATCATTTTTTTAA